A single genomic interval of Picosynechococcus sp. PCC 7003 harbors:
- a CDS encoding TIGR03792 family protein, whose translation MGKWFGAIALVFALIFGLGQNASLAAPLSDAPVVEWLTFAVPQADQAKFIEKELEIWNPIDRRSPAFVRKEIWQAADHPDQLTVVVSWSSQALRKVVSPEEVAAAEKAFDKAMGKSYPILEKKEFYNLSPTN comes from the coding sequence ATGGGTAAATGGTTCGGGGCGATCGCCTTAGTCTTCGCTTTAATTTTCGGTCTCGGACAAAACGCAAGTCTGGCGGCACCTCTGAGCGATGCTCCCGTGGTGGAATGGTTAACCTTTGCCGTTCCCCAGGCCGACCAGGCAAAATTCATCGAAAAGGAACTGGAAATCTGGAACCCAATTGATCGGCGATCGCCTGCCTTTGTGCGCAAAGAAATCTGGCAAGCTGCTGACCACCCCGATCAGCTTACTGTCGTTGTGTCTTGGTCGAGCCAAGCCCTACGGAAAGTCGTTTCCCCAGAGGAAGTGGCAGCCGCCGAGAAAGCCTTTGATAAAGCCATGGGCAAAAGTTACCCAATCCTCGAAAAGAAAGAGTTCTACAATCTTTCTCCTACCAATTGA
- a CDS encoding ABC transporter permease — protein sequence MSQSVFTPNSILSPTAKVNTPEGNGWQDFFQETVALTQRLVIQLQRRPTTLIAGIIQPFMWLILFGALFYKAPQGLFGNDINYAQFLAPGIIVFTAFSGALNAGLPVMFDREFGFLNRLLVAPLATRYSIVAASTIYIMGLTLIQTAVIVGASAFLGAGLPSALGLGAIALVVFLIVLAVTALSLGLAFALPGHIELIAVIFVVNLPLLFASTALAPLDFMANWLQIVASLNPLTYAIEPIRYLYMHSDWTWQSVVFSAPWGDLNFGAVLGILTVFGAIALATIQPLLKRRLG from the coding sequence ATGAGTCAATCTGTGTTTACTCCCAACTCCATTCTGTCCCCCACTGCGAAGGTCAATACTCCTGAGGGAAATGGCTGGCAGGATTTTTTTCAGGAAACGGTGGCCCTCACCCAACGGCTGGTGATTCAATTACAGCGACGCCCAACGACCCTAATCGCTGGCATTATCCAACCGTTTATGTGGCTGATTTTATTCGGTGCCCTATTTTATAAAGCGCCCCAAGGACTGTTTGGGAATGATATTAACTATGCCCAATTCCTCGCCCCAGGGATTATTGTGTTTACGGCCTTTTCCGGGGCATTGAATGCAGGTTTACCGGTGATGTTTGACCGGGAATTTGGCTTTTTAAATCGACTGCTAGTGGCTCCTTTAGCGACGCGCTACTCCATCGTGGCGGCCTCAACGATTTACATTATGGGTCTGACCTTGATTCAAACGGCGGTGATTGTCGGGGCCAGTGCTTTCTTGGGGGCGGGTTTACCCAGTGCCTTGGGTCTCGGGGCGATCGCCTTGGTGGTGTTCTTGATTGTGTTGGCGGTAACGGCCCTCAGTTTAGGTTTGGCTTTTGCGCTGCCGGGACATATTGAACTGATTGCGGTAATTTTTGTGGTGAATTTACCCCTGCTGTTTGCCAGTACCGCTTTAGCGCCCTTAGATTTCATGGCGAACTGGTTACAGATTGTCGCGAGCTTAAACCCCTTGACCTATGCCATTGAGCCGATTCGCTATCTCTATATGCACAGTGATTGGACATGGCAGAGTGTGGTTTTTAGTGCACCTTGGGGAGATTTAAACTTTGGGGCAGTGCTTGGAATTTTGACGGTTTTTGGGGCGATCGCCTTGGCAACCATCCAACCGCTCCTTAAACGTCGTTTGGGCTAA
- a CDS encoding YbjQ family protein codes for MILTTTNTIEGATITSYQGVVTAEVVYGTNALRDFFAGIRDMIGGRTASYERIFEKGHQEALRELESNAQKRGADAVIGLSMDTGTINIDDKGVLLLITATGTAVKLG; via the coding sequence ATGATTCTCACCACTACCAACACCATCGAAGGGGCAACCATCACCAGTTATCAAGGTGTCGTCACCGCTGAAGTAGTCTATGGCACCAACGCCCTCCGGGATTTCTTTGCGGGCATCCGAGACATGATTGGCGGCCGCACTGCTAGTTACGAGCGTATCTTTGAAAAAGGTCATCAGGAAGCACTGCGGGAGCTAGAAAGCAATGCCCAAAAACGCGGTGCCGATGCGGTAATTGGCCTGAGCATGGACACGGGCACGATCAATATCGACGACAAAGGCGTTCTGCTGCTGATCACGGCCACTGGAACCGCTGTAAAACTGGGGTAA
- a CDS encoding DUF2288 domain-containing protein → MSDLLKQLQSNFGDSEWHDLAPHAARDALIVVHPSLDLLQVGEAIATDNAALVGKWMSGGLVRKPTKEELERWNQATQTLVFATLIVQPFVLISGDQPEV, encoded by the coding sequence ATGTCAGATCTGCTTAAACAACTCCAGTCCAATTTTGGCGACAGTGAGTGGCATGACCTCGCGCCCCATGCGGCCCGTGATGCGCTGATTGTGGTACATCCTTCCTTAGATCTGTTACAGGTGGGAGAGGCGATCGCCACGGATAATGCTGCCCTAGTGGGCAAGTGGATGAGCGGTGGCCTAGTGCGTAAGCCCACAAAAGAAGAACTAGAACGCTGGAACCAAGCAACCCAGACCCTAGTATTTGCGACATTAATTGTGCAGCCCTTTGTGCTGATCAGTGGAGACCAACCAGAAGTTTAA
- the gyrB gene encoding DNA topoisomerase (ATP-hydrolyzing) subunit B yields the protein MTSNYSAQQIQVLEGLEPVRKRPGMYIGTTGPRGLHHLVYEVVDNSVDEALAGYCTEISVEINADGSVTVTDNGRGIPVDVHPSTGKSALETVMTVLHAGGKFGAGGYKVSGGLHGVGVSVVNALSEWVEVTVWRNETTYKQRYERGVPQGELTEAPAPQHLSGTSVCFLPDAKIFTETTVFDYNTLAGRLRELAYLNAGVKIVFTDHRSEKQASNTYFYEGGIKEYVAYMNREKSPLHEEIIYVTGEKNGVQLEVALQWCTDAYSDNLLGFANNIRTIDGGTHLEGLKSVLTRTMNTVARKRNKLKDNDSNLAGENIREGLTAVISVKVPDPEFEGQTKTKLGNSEVRGIVDSFVGEVLTEYFEFNLNVVDSILEKAIQAFKAAEAARRARELVRRKSVLESSLLPGKLADCSERDPAKTEIYLVEGDSAGGSAKQGRDRAFQAILPLRGKILNIEKTDDAKIYKNNEIQSLITALGMGIKGEEFNPEKLRYHRVVIMTDADVDGAHIRTLLLTFFYRYQRELVDQGYIYIACPPLYKLERGKNHVYCYSDRELQDQIRQLPDNAKYNIQRFKGLGEMMPQQLWDTTMNPESRTLKRVEIEDAAEADRIFTVLMGDRVAPRREFIEMNAPKLNMDDLDI from the coding sequence ATGACCAGTAATTACAGTGCCCAGCAGATCCAGGTTCTCGAAGGATTAGAACCTGTCCGCAAACGTCCCGGAATGTACATCGGCACCACTGGTCCCCGTGGCTTACATCACCTCGTTTATGAAGTTGTTGATAACTCCGTCGATGAAGCCCTGGCCGGCTACTGCACAGAAATTAGCGTTGAGATTAATGCCGATGGCTCCGTCACCGTCACTGACAACGGACGTGGTATTCCTGTTGATGTGCACCCCAGTACCGGGAAATCAGCCCTCGAAACCGTGATGACCGTCCTCCACGCAGGGGGCAAATTTGGCGCGGGCGGCTATAAAGTCTCCGGTGGTCTGCACGGGGTAGGGGTTTCCGTGGTCAATGCCCTATCAGAATGGGTCGAAGTGACCGTTTGGCGCAACGAAACCACCTACAAACAACGGTACGAACGAGGTGTCCCCCAAGGCGAACTCACCGAAGCCCCGGCCCCACAGCATTTATCGGGAACGTCCGTTTGCTTTTTGCCCGATGCGAAAATTTTTACCGAAACCACCGTTTTTGATTACAATACCCTCGCTGGACGCCTACGGGAGCTCGCATACTTAAATGCTGGTGTCAAAATCGTCTTTACGGATCACCGCTCAGAAAAGCAAGCCAGTAATACCTATTTTTATGAAGGGGGCATCAAAGAATATGTCGCCTACATGAACCGCGAAAAATCGCCCCTCCACGAAGAAATTATCTATGTCACCGGGGAAAAGAACGGTGTTCAACTAGAAGTGGCCTTGCAATGGTGTACTGATGCCTATAGCGACAACCTATTGGGCTTTGCGAATAACATTCGCACCATTGACGGGGGGACACACCTTGAAGGGTTAAAAAGCGTACTCACCCGAACCATGAATACCGTGGCGCGGAAACGCAATAAGCTCAAGGATAATGATTCGAATCTAGCCGGGGAAAATATTCGCGAAGGCCTAACTGCTGTGATTTCGGTGAAGGTGCCCGATCCAGAATTTGAAGGGCAAACGAAAACAAAGCTCGGCAACTCAGAAGTGCGGGGGATTGTTGATTCCTTTGTGGGTGAGGTGCTGACGGAATATTTTGAATTTAATTTAAATGTCGTTGATTCAATTTTAGAAAAGGCAATCCAAGCCTTTAAGGCGGCAGAAGCGGCACGGCGGGCGCGGGAATTGGTGCGCCGTAAATCTGTTTTAGAATCTTCGTTGCTCCCCGGTAAATTGGCGGATTGTAGTGAACGGGATCCGGCTAAGACTGAGATTTACTTGGTAGAGGGGGATTCTGCGGGTGGTAGTGCCAAACAGGGCCGCGATCGCGCCTTCCAAGCGATTTTGCCGCTGCGGGGGAAAATCCTCAATATTGAGAAAACCGACGACGCCAAGATTTATAAAAATAACGAAATTCAGTCTTTGATTACAGCACTGGGGATGGGGATTAAAGGGGAAGAATTTAACCCCGAAAAACTCCGTTACCATCGGGTGGTGATTATGACCGACGCGGATGTGGATGGGGCGCACATTCGGACGTTGTTACTGACCTTCTTCTATCGCTACCAGCGGGAACTGGTAGACCAAGGCTATATTTACATCGCTTGCCCGCCCCTCTACAAATTGGAACGGGGGAAAAATCATGTGTATTGCTACAGCGATCGCGAACTGCAAGATCAAATCCGTCAGCTCCCCGACAACGCGAAATATAATATCCAACGCTTTAAGGGTCTAGGGGAAATGATGCCCCAGCAGCTTTGGGATACCACCATGAACCCAGAAAGTCGTACCCTCAAACGGGTTGAGATCGAAGATGCTGCCGAAGCGGATCGAATCTTTACGGTGCTCATGGGCGATCGCGTCGCGCCCCGTCGAGAATTTATTGAGATGAATGCCCCCAAACTGAATATGGATGATCTCGATATTTAA
- a CDS encoding tyrosine-type recombinase/integrase codes for MSVSLAKVATEFLDRPGLAPSTVRSYESTLLPVLKQYGRWPIELLDRESIGEYLNDRKNLSYTTHHRHQAILQALFNFAVEQGYIRVNPLAGLRRRKPNPEKGEHQSDQTIHYLTTEQLTVLYQQLRSDNRLYTLVKLLHCSGARISEVLALDESDMDWGSQKFQVLGKGNKQRWCFYNDEAAQLLEKYRKYYRFSGHSALFTAKQPMSGHVTRLSYSTAYHRWRTLTNQNPLLRGLRLHDLRHTFATERVGLMGIEELRALMGHEKIETTLRYQKVTSERAKYIAKKAFQKL; via the coding sequence ATGTCTGTCTCCCTTGCAAAAGTAGCAACCGAGTTTTTAGATCGCCCAGGTCTAGCCCCAAGTACCGTGCGTTCCTACGAATCAACATTACTACCCGTGCTGAAACAATATGGTCGATGGCCGATAGAGCTATTAGATCGCGAAAGTATTGGTGAGTACCTGAATGACCGAAAAAACCTGAGCTACACCACCCATCATAGACATCAAGCGATTTTACAGGCACTATTCAATTTTGCAGTGGAGCAAGGTTATATCCGTGTCAATCCATTGGCGGGTTTGCGCCGCCGTAAGCCCAATCCTGAAAAAGGAGAACATCAATCAGATCAGACGATTCATTACTTGACGACAGAACAGCTGACAGTGCTCTACCAACAGCTCAGGTCTGACAATCGTTTGTATACTTTGGTCAAACTCCTGCATTGTAGTGGGGCAAGAATTTCCGAAGTACTCGCTTTAGATGAGAGTGATATGGATTGGGGAAGTCAGAAGTTCCAGGTGCTTGGCAAAGGCAACAAACAGCGATGGTGTTTTTACAATGATGAAGCCGCTCAACTCCTAGAGAAATATCGCAAGTACTATCGTTTTTCAGGTCACTCTGCTCTATTTACAGCGAAACAGCCAATGAGCGGTCATGTCACCAGGCTAAGCTATTCGACGGCCTACCACCGCTGGCGAACATTAACGAATCAAAATCCTCTATTGAGGGGGCTCCGGCTACATGACCTACGACATACCTTTGCCACTGAACGGGTTGGCTTAATGGGGATTGAAGAGTTAAGAGCACTGATGGGCCATGAAAAAATTGAGACCACCCTACGCTATCAAAAAGTTACATCTGAGCGCGCTAAATATATAGCAAAAAAAGCATTTCAAAAACTATAG
- a CDS encoding DUF4335 domain-containing protein gives MNIHRQYNLPNCTLTLEGFDDGSGKLLDTLSILSNVECRFTTSQKVLSGGKIFFDHLVQAVSEYAQGILSGLQRPPEVLDAKGQVRLETATATYTHHLHWQQPDGSAAETLELTTAELFDLTEAIDQFLADSLTLPDFVLPLTPLSRRHCVPEESFADRAVPPLVGVSGLALTAFALFFVPAPEKTRTDSEQIGSGQETEQLASEALPDTALWTEAEFDQLGETLPTIATDRDLQLMQAYLYGTLDSAWTERNTTDNASYRLALGTDGRLLGVQPLDGAEMTTGITALNELGYTPEVAAITNEQAMAQFRVNFTGNVLEVSPWDGFQSSSELDFDSREVEGDALRQLIQQVKDNIATEFDRENTTIPQTLAYTLGVTNDGAIALVVADNNAAKTALDQTPLPALVEPAAAGIVPGETILPTEPLTQVNVVFQTNGVIEVSPWAGYR, from the coding sequence ATGAATATTCATCGCCAATACAACCTCCCCAACTGCACCCTCACCCTCGAAGGATTCGACGATGGTAGTGGCAAACTCCTCGACACCCTGAGCATTCTTTCCAATGTAGAATGCCGTTTTACCACCTCCCAGAAAGTACTCAGCGGCGGGAAAATTTTCTTTGATCACCTCGTCCAAGCTGTGAGTGAATATGCCCAGGGCATTTTAAGCGGTCTCCAACGTCCCCCCGAAGTCCTCGATGCAAAGGGCCAGGTTCGCTTGGAAACAGCAACGGCAACCTATACCCACCATCTCCATTGGCAACAACCCGATGGCAGCGCCGCCGAAACCCTCGAATTAACGACGGCGGAGTTATTTGATTTGACGGAAGCCATTGATCAATTCCTGGCCGATAGTTTGACTCTACCGGATTTTGTTTTACCCCTCACGCCCCTGAGTCGCCGCCATTGCGTACCGGAGGAATCCTTTGCAGATCGGGCGGTGCCGCCCCTGGTTGGCGTCAGTGGGTTAGCCCTAACAGCTTTTGCTTTATTCTTCGTACCAGCGCCAGAAAAAACACGTACTGACAGTGAACAGATCGGTTCTGGGCAGGAGACAGAACAGCTCGCCAGCGAAGCTTTGCCGGATACGGCCCTCTGGACGGAAGCCGAGTTTGATCAACTGGGTGAAACCTTGCCCACCATTGCCACAGATCGCGATCTGCAGTTAATGCAGGCTTATCTCTATGGCACCCTGGACTCGGCTTGGACGGAGCGAAATACGACAGATAATGCCTCTTATCGCTTGGCCCTCGGCACTGATGGTCGTCTTTTGGGGGTGCAACCTTTAGATGGCGCTGAGATGACGACGGGGATAACGGCTTTAAATGAGTTGGGTTATACCCCAGAAGTGGCGGCGATCACCAACGAGCAGGCCATGGCCCAATTTCGGGTGAATTTTACGGGGAATGTCTTGGAAGTAAGCCCCTGGGACGGTTTTCAAAGTTCTAGCGAATTGGATTTTGACTCCCGCGAAGTGGAAGGGGATGCCCTCCGCCAATTGATCCAACAGGTCAAGGACAACATCGCCACCGAATTTGATCGAGAAAATACCACCATTCCCCAAACCCTGGCCTATACCCTAGGAGTCACCAATGATGGGGCGATCGCCCTCGTGGTCGCCGACAACAACGCCGCGAAAACAGCCCTTGATCAAACGCCCCTCCCCGCCCTAGTGGAACCAGCGGCGGCGGGCATTGTCCCTGGCGAAACAATCTTGCCCACTGAACCGCTGACCCAGGTTAATGTGGTCTTTCAAACCAATGGCGTGATCGAAGTGAGTCCCTGGGCAGGTTATCGTTAA
- a CDS encoding DUF3038 domain-containing protein, with the protein MNDSVSVMPNPSSPSVSPGQPYLLQNLPDLLPEGKVFPRRAQQQIDLLLLALEALELGGSELMLRSAQKLELTEIIPNRVVLWRLRRTNPWRRSHTHGHLTPTEAKALVLIIGDRAKNLLALLRQLLPAAQHLRERNLPLDSHFRLSEYLERFRAHFRSRMNPRRVRVTLYNQSKQDLNELAIALLEKLLFCTGTVGTQRLWVSLFDGEVS; encoded by the coding sequence ATGAATGATTCTGTGAGCGTAATGCCCAATCCTAGTTCCCCATCGGTATCCCCAGGACAACCCTACCTGTTGCAAAATCTGCCGGATCTATTGCCGGAGGGAAAAGTTTTTCCGCGCCGGGCCCAACAGCAAATTGACCTGCTCCTCTTGGCCCTAGAAGCGTTGGAATTGGGCGGTTCAGAACTAATGCTGCGCTCTGCCCAAAAACTAGAATTGACGGAGATTATCCCGAATCGGGTCGTCCTCTGGCGACTGCGGCGCACCAACCCCTGGCGACGGTCTCACACCCATGGCCACCTGACCCCCACAGAAGCCAAGGCATTAGTTTTGATCATTGGCGATCGCGCGAAGAATTTACTGGCCCTGTTACGACAACTCCTACCCGCCGCCCAGCACCTCCGGGAACGGAATCTCCCCCTCGACAGTCATTTCCGTCTTTCTGAATACCTAGAAAGGTTTCGCGCCCATTTCCGGAGCCGGATGAATCCTCGACGTGTCCGTGTTACACTCTACAACCAGTCAAAACAAGATTTAAACGAACTGGCGATCGCCCTCCTCGAAAAGCTGTTGTTTTGCACAGGCACCGTTGGCACCCAACGGCTATGGGTCAGCCTCTTTGATGGAGAAGTGAGCTAA
- a CDS encoding TMEM43 family protein has product MSDQFVEQKTTGYFQRLGNSIVGIFLGIVLFLASFGVLYWNEGRVDLSKIAATATEIPATGTATVKANSFVSITGNLSSPETLGDRPYLEPGEYIALRRKTEMYAWEENSRTTTKKNAGGSETKTTTYTYAKEWAENPDDSSRFKNPTGHYNPEKSIESQDLRVSQAQVGDYQLDVNQLTFPINQPVNLTAAQIPAESKNKLNGSYLFFGTGSLGSPEIGDLRLSYQALNKNIQATVFGDLGNGNQLTPYQGPKNVTFYRLFPGTRDQAIANLANRHKLITWGLRFGGFLLMWIGLNLVVEPLGVVLDIIPFLGDLTRTATGFATFIVAAILSGLTIIVSMILHSPIMIFLALGLCGFIVYRWTKRKKTKDQLA; this is encoded by the coding sequence ATGAGTGACCAATTTGTTGAACAAAAAACAACGGGGTATTTTCAGCGCCTCGGCAATTCCATTGTGGGGATTTTCCTGGGTATCGTTCTCTTTTTAGCGTCCTTTGGGGTGCTCTACTGGAATGAAGGCCGGGTAGACCTCTCGAAAATTGCGGCCACGGCCACAGAAATTCCCGCCACCGGCACTGCTACGGTAAAGGCCAATAGTTTTGTGTCGATCACAGGCAACCTCAGCAGCCCAGAAACCCTCGGCGATCGCCCCTACTTAGAACCCGGTGAATACATTGCCCTCAGGCGCAAAACAGAAATGTATGCCTGGGAAGAGAATAGCCGCACCACCACCAAGAAAAATGCAGGGGGTTCAGAAACGAAAACAACGACCTATACTTACGCCAAAGAATGGGCTGAAAATCCGGATGATTCCTCACGGTTTAAGAATCCAACCGGCCATTACAACCCCGAAAAAAGCATCGAGAGCCAAGACCTGCGGGTTTCCCAAGCCCAAGTGGGGGACTATCAACTGGATGTCAATCAGCTAACGTTTCCCATCAACCAGCCCGTTAATTTAACGGCAGCCCAGATCCCAGCAGAATCAAAAAACAAACTCAACGGCAGTTACTTATTTTTTGGGACAGGTAGCCTCGGCAGTCCAGAAATTGGCGATCTGCGGCTCAGTTATCAAGCCCTAAATAAAAATATTCAAGCAACGGTGTTTGGGGACTTGGGCAACGGCAACCAGCTCACGCCCTACCAAGGCCCAAAAAATGTGACGTTTTATCGACTCTTTCCCGGTACCCGTGACCAGGCGATCGCCAACTTAGCAAACCGACATAAGCTGATCACCTGGGGCCTACGGTTCGGGGGCTTTTTATTAATGTGGATTGGCTTAAATTTAGTCGTCGAACCCCTCGGTGTTGTGCTGGATATCATTCCGTTTTTAGGGGATTTGACCCGCACCGCCACAGGTTTTGCAACGTTCATTGTGGCGGCGATTTTGTCTGGTTTAACGATTATTGTGTCGATGATTCTTCACAGTCCGATCATGATTTTCCTGGCCCTCGGTCTCTGTGGTTTCATTGTCTACCGCTGGACGAAACGTAAAAAGACCAAGGATCAACTGGCTTAG
- a CDS encoding helix-turn-helix domain-containing protein produces the protein MTSTSDSEKIPLSDESIAHYLLRIRRLLGLSQQDVASKARIHVQSLGKIERGQTNTLHDKTLNGLAYALQIPVEHLDSLQRGGAISDATTFRFCPQCWTPGTPPEPLWMHQRAHFCFECGSPLRSRCHSCQEPISSLRHRFCPLCGTPYKEIVD, from the coding sequence TTGACATCTACTTCTGATTCTGAAAAAATACCTCTCTCCGATGAGTCCATCGCTCATTATCTTTTGCGGATACGCCGTTTACTCGGTCTTTCCCAACAGGACGTGGCGAGTAAGGCTCGGATACATGTTCAAAGCCTTGGCAAGATTGAACGTGGCCAAACCAACACGCTCCATGACAAGACACTCAACGGTCTTGCCTATGCTCTTCAAATTCCAGTTGAGCATTTGGACTCCCTCCAGCGGGGGGGCGCTATCAGCGATGCTACTACTTTCCGCTTTTGTCCCCAATGCTGGACTCCAGGGACACCACCTGAACCTCTATGGATGCATCAACGGGCTCATTTCTGCTTCGAGTGTGGCTCTCCTCTTCGTTCCCGTTGTCACAGTTGCCAAGAACCAATCTCCTCTCTCAGACATCGTTTTTGCCCCCTTTGTGGAACGCCTTATAAGGAAATTGTCGATTAG